In Gossypium arboreum isolate Shixiya-1 chromosome 6, ASM2569848v2, whole genome shotgun sequence, the following are encoded in one genomic region:
- the LOC108471089 gene encoding copper transporter 5, giving the protein MMHMTLYWGKDVTLLIDFWKTDSWLSYLLTLLACFLFSSFYQYMEDRRLRFRSLASSNPSPPSSAGASVPLLPKYRRSAKFATALLFGINSAIGYLLMLAIMTFNGGIFLAIVLGLAVGYLVFRSADDETVVVENVCACA; this is encoded by the coding sequence ATGATGCACATGACCTTGTACTGGGGAAAGGACGTGACTCTGCTCATCGATTTCTGGAAGACTGATTCATGGCTGAGTTACCTCCTCACTTTGCTCGCttgttttctcttctcttccttTTACCAGTACATGGAAGATCGACGCCTCCGTTTCAGATCTCTTGCTTCCTCCAACCCGTCCCCGCCTTCCTCTGCCGGCGCTTCCGTTCCTCTCCTCCCCAAATACCGCCGCTCCGCTAAATTCGCGACGGCCTTGCTCTTCGGGATCAATTCGGCTATAGGGTATCTCCTGATGTTGGCCATCATGACTTTCAACGGAGGCATTTTCTTGGCTATTGTTTTGGGACTGGCTGTTGGGTACTTGGTTTTCAGGTCCGCCGATGACGAGACCGTGGTGGTGGAGAACGTTTGCGCCTGCGCTTAA
- the LOC108472999 gene encoding protein LURP-one-related 6 isoform X2: MAGKANTMPVISKLYCSSSQVVLAVRRRPHVVNGGGFVVMDCSQMVVFRVDGCGVLGTKGELVLRDGNGDALLLIRRKGGMVEALSIHKKWKGYSFDYEGSQKLVFTLKEPARSCLANNNAIRISTEPKSSSKQCEYEINGYFPDRKCSIIDSTGNVVAQVGVKKEVEELMASKDVYQVVVLIEEFL, translated from the exons ATGGCCGGGAAAGCCAATACAATGCCGGTTATCAGTAAGCTGTATTGTTCTTCATCTCAGGTGGTGCTTGCAGTTAGGAGGAGGCCGCATGTGGTGAACGGAGGCGGGTTCGTGGTGATGGATTGTAGCCAGATGGTTGTTTTCAGGGTCGACGGTTGTGGGGTTCTGGGTACTAAAGGGGAGCTGGTCTTGAGAGATGGAAATGGGGATGCTTTGCTTCTCATACGTCGAAAG GGAGGGATGGTTGAGGCACTAAGCATACATAAAAAATGGAAAGGCTACAGTTTCGACTACGAAGGATCACAAAAGTTGGTTTTCACTTTAAAGGAGCCGGCCCGTTCATGCCTAGCCAATAACAATGCCATCAGAATCTCCACTGAACCAAAAAGCAGCAGCAAGCAGTGTGAGTATGAAATCAATGGTTATTTCCCTGACAGAAAATGCAGCATCATTGATTCCACAGGCAACGTTGTCGCTCAG GTTGGAGTAAAGAAGGAAGTAGAGGAGTTGATGGCAAGTAAAGATGTTTATCAAGTAGTG GTGCTAATTGAGGAATTTCTGTAA
- the LOC108472999 gene encoding protein LURP-one-related 6 isoform X1 codes for MAGKANTMPVISKLYCSSSQVVLAVRRRPHVVNGGGFVVMDCSQMVVFRVDGCGVLGTKGELVLRDGNGDALLLIRRKGGMVEALSIHKKWKGYSFDYEGSQKLVFTLKEPARSCLANNNAIRISTEPKSSSKQCEYEINGYFPDRKCSIIDSTGNVVAQVGVKKEVEELMASKDVYQVVVRPGIDQAFVFGVIAVLDYIYGESTRC; via the exons ATGGCCGGGAAAGCCAATACAATGCCGGTTATCAGTAAGCTGTATTGTTCTTCATCTCAGGTGGTGCTTGCAGTTAGGAGGAGGCCGCATGTGGTGAACGGAGGCGGGTTCGTGGTGATGGATTGTAGCCAGATGGTTGTTTTCAGGGTCGACGGTTGTGGGGTTCTGGGTACTAAAGGGGAGCTGGTCTTGAGAGATGGAAATGGGGATGCTTTGCTTCTCATACGTCGAAAG GGAGGGATGGTTGAGGCACTAAGCATACATAAAAAATGGAAAGGCTACAGTTTCGACTACGAAGGATCACAAAAGTTGGTTTTCACTTTAAAGGAGCCGGCCCGTTCATGCCTAGCCAATAACAATGCCATCAGAATCTCCACTGAACCAAAAAGCAGCAGCAAGCAGTGTGAGTATGAAATCAATGGTTATTTCCCTGACAGAAAATGCAGCATCATTGATTCCACAGGCAACGTTGTCGCTCAG GTTGGAGTAAAGAAGGAAGTAGAGGAGTTGATGGCAAGTAAAGATGTTTATCAAGTAGTGGTAAGACCTGGGATTGATCAAGCTTTTGTTTTTGGAGTCATTGCTGTTCTTGATTACATTTACGGTGAATCTACCAGGTGCTAA